A part of Ziziphus jujuba cultivar Dongzao chromosome 8, ASM3175591v1 genomic DNA contains:
- the LOC107404195 gene encoding aspartyl protease AED3, with the protein MKPLLFSATPLALLLIITTIVQGLNLNCQNQDKGSTLQVLHVYSPCSPFRPSKPLSWEESVLQMQAKDQARLQFLSSLVARKSVVPIASGRQIIQSPTYIVRAKIGTPVQTLLLALDTSNDAAWIPCAGCVGCSSAAFAPIKSTSFKSLGCQAPQCRQVPNPTCTGTTCSFNLTYGGSSIAADLSQDTITLANDAVPAYTFGCIKKATGSSLPPQGLLGLGRGPLSLLSQTQNLYQSTFSYCLPSFKSLNFSGSLRLGPIGQPIRIKYTPLLKNPRRSSLYYVNLFAIRVGRKVVDIPPADLAFNPTTGAGTIFDSGTVFTRLVASAYTAVRDEFRKRVKPNAAITTLGGFDTCYSVPITAPTVTFMFTGMNVTLPPDNLLIHSTAGSITCLAMAAAPDNVNSVLNVIANMQQQNHRILYDVPNSRLGVAREPCT; encoded by the exons ATGAAACCTCTACTATTCTCAGCAACCCCACTAGCCCTCCTGCTCATCATCACCACCATTGTCCAAGGGCTAAACCTCAATTGCCAAAACCAGGACAAAGGCTCAACCCTCCAGGTCCTCCACGTATACAGTCCATGCTCACCATTCAGACCATCCAAGCCATTGTCATGGGAAGAGTCTGTCCTCCAAATGCAAGCCAAGGACCAAGCCAGGCTACAGTTCTTGTCCAGCCTTGTGGCGCGTAAGTCCGTCGTGCCGATCGCCTCCGGGAGACAGATTATACAGAGCCCAACTTACATTGTCAGGGCCAAAATCGGCACGCCGGTCCAGACCTTGCTCTTGGCCCTTGATACCAGCAATGATGCTGCTTGGATACCTTGTGCCGGCTGTGTGGGTTGCTCTTCCGCTGCTTTTGCTCCTATTAAGTCCACCTCTTTCAAGAGCTTGGGCTGCCAAGCTCCTCAGTGCAGACAG GTGCCCAATCCCACTTGCACTGGTACCACCTGCAGTTTCAACTTAACGTACGGTGGCTCTTCCATTGCAGCAGACTTATCCCAAGACACAATCACCCTTGCAAACGACGCCGTTCCAGCCTACACCTTCGGTTGCATCAAAAAAGCCACAGGAAGTTCTTTACCTCCTCAGGGTCTTTTGGGCCTGGGCCGTGGCCCATTATCTCTTCTATCTCAGACCCAAAACCTTTACCAATCCACTTTCTCATACTGCTTGCCTAGCTTCAAGTCCCTAAACTTCTCTGGTTCATTGAGACTTGGACCAATTGGTCAACCTATAAGGATCAAATACACACCATTGCTGAAAAACCCTAGAAGATCTTCACTTTATTATGTTAATCTTTTTGCTATTAGGGTTGGAAGGAAGGTTGTGGATATTCCTCCTGCTGATTTGGCATTCAATCCGACCACCGGTGCCGGGACTATTTTCGATTCCG GCACAGTGTTCACTAGGCTAGTTGCATCAGCATACACCGCTGTCCGTGATGAATTCCGAAAAAGAGTAAAGCCGAACGCAGCAATAACCACACTGGGAGGGTTTGACACATGCTACTCGGTCCCAATCACCGCACCCACCGTAACATTCATGTTCACCGGGATGAATGTGACACTTCCACCGGACAACCTCCTAATCCACAGCACCGCCGGTAGCATCACTTGCTTGGCTATGGCGGCGGCACCCGACAATGTGAACTCGGTGTTGAATGTGATAGCCAACATGCAGCAACAGAACCATAGGATTCTCTATGATGTGCCAAACTCGAGGCTCGGTGTTGCCCGTGAGCCCTgcacctaa